The Mycobacterium seoulense genome has a window encoding:
- the rseA gene encoding anti-sigma E factor RseA gives MADRGHVFRRAFSWLPAQFASQSDAPVGAPRQFGSTEHLSVEAIAAFVDGELRMNAHLRAAHHLSLCPQCAAEVDDQSRARAALRDSHPIRIPSTLLGMLAEIPYDSPDDATGRADRFADRDAREQRKRP, from the coding sequence ATGGCCGATCGAGGACATGTCTTCCGACGTGCGTTCTCCTGGCTTCCCGCTCAGTTCGCCTCTCAGAGCGATGCGCCCGTCGGCGCGCCGCGCCAGTTCGGCTCCACCGAGCACCTTTCCGTCGAGGCCATCGCGGCCTTCGTCGACGGTGAGCTGCGCATGAACGCGCACCTGCGTGCGGCGCATCACCTGTCGCTGTGCCCGCAGTGCGCGGCCGAGGTCGACGATCAGAGCCGGGCCCGGGCGGCGCTGCGCGACTCGCACCCGATTCGTATCCCGAGCACGCTGCTCGGGATGCTCGCCGAGATTCCCTACGATTCGCCCGACGACGCGACCGGCCGGGCGGACCGTTTTGCTGACCGCGATGCCCGTGAGCAGCGCAAGCGTCCGTAG
- the htrA gene encoding serine protease HtrA, with protein MTSDQGFDQKQDSGKNRGNRLAPRPISRPPVDPASRQLFSRPDGLRGSFVADRVRPQKYRDQAEFRPHDEPADPVLQEAFSRPLGSPDSLQRHPVDAGALAAEKDGAEPEELDDPWRDPSAAAALGTPAVAPSGPRVPQGYGGKLGVRDVLFGGKVSYLALAVLLLIALFVGVIGGVVGRKTAEVAEAFTTSKVTLSTNGNGETPAGRFAKVAAATANAVVTIESKSDQEGMQGSGVVVDGRGYIITNNHVISEAANNPSQFKTTVVFNDGKEVPANLVGRDPKTDLAVLKVDNVDNLSVARFGDSDKVRVGDEVLAAGAPLGLRSTVTHGIISALHRPVPLSGEGSDTDTVIDALQTDASINHGNSGGPLIDMDSQVIGINTAGKSLSDSASGLGFAIPINEAKEVAQTLIKDGKIVHPTLGISTRSVSNAIASGAQVANVKAGSPAQKGGLLENDVIVKVGNRTVADADEFVVAVRQLTIGQDAPIEVVRDGRHVTLTVKPDPDGS; from the coding sequence GTGACCTCCGATCAAGGCTTCGACCAGAAGCAGGACAGCGGCAAGAACCGCGGCAACCGCTTAGCGCCGCGTCCCATCTCGCGTCCGCCGGTCGACCCCGCGTCGCGTCAACTCTTCAGCCGTCCCGACGGGTTGCGCGGGTCCTTTGTGGCCGATCGTGTCCGCCCGCAGAAGTATCGGGACCAGGCGGAGTTCAGGCCGCACGACGAGCCGGCCGATCCCGTGCTTCAGGAGGCGTTCAGCCGGCCGCTCGGCAGTCCCGACTCGCTGCAGCGCCACCCCGTCGACGCCGGCGCGCTGGCGGCCGAGAAGGACGGTGCCGAGCCGGAGGAACTGGACGATCCGTGGCGCGACCCGTCGGCGGCGGCCGCGTTGGGCACTCCGGCGGTTGCCCCGTCGGGCCCGCGGGTGCCGCAGGGCTACGGCGGCAAGCTCGGCGTGCGCGATGTGCTGTTCGGCGGCAAGGTGTCCTACCTGGCGCTGGCCGTCTTGCTGCTGATCGCGCTGTTCGTCGGCGTGATCGGCGGGGTGGTCGGTCGTAAGACGGCCGAAGTCGCCGAGGCGTTCACCACCTCGAAGGTGACGCTGTCGACCAACGGCAACGGTGAAACCCCGGCGGGCCGCTTCGCCAAGGTGGCGGCCGCGACGGCCAACGCGGTGGTGACCATCGAATCCAAGAGCGACCAAGAGGGCATGCAGGGGTCCGGCGTGGTGGTCGACGGCCGGGGCTACATCATCACCAACAACCACGTGATCTCCGAGGCGGCCAACAACCCCAGCCAGTTCAAAACGACCGTGGTGTTCAACGACGGCAAGGAAGTGCCCGCCAATCTGGTCGGCCGCGACCCCAAGACCGACCTCGCCGTGCTCAAGGTCGACAACGTCGACAACTTGAGCGTCGCCCGGTTCGGTGACTCGGACAAGGTGCGCGTGGGCGACGAGGTGCTCGCGGCGGGCGCGCCGCTGGGCCTTCGCAGCACCGTGACCCACGGCATCATCAGCGCGCTGCACCGGCCCGTCCCGCTCTCCGGAGAGGGCTCGGACACCGACACCGTGATCGACGCCCTGCAAACCGACGCGTCGATCAACCACGGCAACTCCGGTGGCCCGCTGATCGATATGGATTCGCAGGTGATCGGCATCAACACCGCGGGTAAGTCCTTGTCCGACAGCGCGAGTGGGCTCGGCTTCGCGATCCCGATCAACGAGGCGAAGGAAGTCGCGCAGACGCTGATCAAGGACGGCAAGATCGTGCACCCGACGCTGGGGATCAGCACCCGGTCGGTGAGCAACGCCATCGCCTCCGGGGCCCAGGTTGCCAATGTGAAGGCGGGAAGCCCCGCGCAAAAGGGCGGACTCCTCGAGAACGACGTCATCGTCAAGGTCGGCAACCGCACGGTCGCCGACGCCGACGAGTTCGTCGTCGCCGTGCGCCAACTGACCATCGGCCAGGACGCCCCGATCGAGGTGGTCCGCGACGGCCGGCACGTCACCCTGACCGTCAAGCCCGATCCCGACGGCAGCTAG
- a CDS encoding lytic transglycosylase domain-containing protein, whose amino-acid sequence MRIGGRRGARPAAAAARLRALQVTRSRAFGVATITPLVFAGAVSGAAPSLPEKLPPVHANIAPVAAVSPSVPDLSGPAVVPADRSPIAFHVAEPALSAPPPAMIVNAPGALGIPSIALAAYRRAEQKMAVAAPNCGVSWNLLAGIGRIESGHAGGGAVDARGTAVVPIYGPALDGTLPGNEVILQSSTGNRPTYARAMGPMQFLPGTWARYASDGKGDGVADPQNLFDSTLAAARYLCSGGLNLRDPSQVMAAILRYNNSMAYAQNVLGWASAYATGVVPVDLPPMTGPPPPLGDGFLEHPEGLGPNLPMNVNGLPLDDPLARVPLIDLGQPQSVGPPPMFPWMTPTQQQAPTRMPGCTVICVGPQNPPPNAPPPWAPPMAPPPPPMAPPPPPDPQAAPPPAAPAPASPAPKPAGPANAAPPKQPGAAAGG is encoded by the coding sequence GTGCGCATAGGGGGACGCCGGGGTGCACGCCCGGCCGCCGCGGCGGCGCGGCTGCGAGCACTTCAGGTCACACGCTCGCGAGCGTTTGGCGTAGCCACCATCACCCCCCTGGTCTTCGCGGGAGCAGTCAGCGGCGCGGCGCCCTCACTTCCCGAGAAGCTGCCCCCGGTGCACGCCAACATCGCCCCGGTGGCCGCCGTCTCCCCGTCCGTTCCCGACCTCTCGGGACCGGCTGTCGTCCCCGCCGACCGTTCCCCAATCGCCTTCCACGTCGCCGAGCCCGCCTTGTCGGCGCCACCGCCGGCGATGATCGTGAATGCACCTGGGGCGCTTGGCATTCCGAGCATCGCACTGGCTGCCTATCGCAGAGCCGAGCAGAAGATGGCAGTGGCCGCCCCGAACTGCGGCGTGAGCTGGAACTTGCTGGCCGGGATCGGGCGCATCGAGTCGGGGCATGCCGGCGGCGGCGCGGTCGACGCGCGCGGCACCGCCGTCGTCCCGATCTACGGCCCAGCATTGGACGGCACGCTGCCGGGCAACGAGGTCATCCTGCAGAGCAGCACCGGCAATCGCCCCACCTATGCCCGCGCGATGGGACCGATGCAGTTCTTGCCGGGCACCTGGGCGCGGTACGCCTCCGACGGCAAAGGCGACGGTGTTGCCGATCCCCAGAACCTGTTCGACTCCACGCTGGCAGCGGCGCGCTACCTGTGCAGTGGCGGCCTCAACCTCCGCGACCCGTCGCAGGTGATGGCCGCGATCCTTCGCTACAACAACTCGATGGCGTACGCCCAGAACGTGCTCGGCTGGGCCTCGGCCTACGCCACCGGCGTGGTTCCCGTGGACCTGCCTCCGATGACAGGTCCGCCGCCTCCGCTCGGTGACGGGTTCCTCGAGCATCCCGAGGGACTCGGCCCCAACCTGCCGATGAACGTCAACGGGTTGCCGTTGGACGATCCCCTGGCTCGCGTGCCGCTGATCGACCTCGGCCAACCGCAGAGCGTCGGTCCACCGCCGATGTTCCCGTGGATGACTCCCACACAACAGCAGGCCCCAACGCGGATGCCCGGCTGCACGGTGATCTGCGTCGGCCCCCAGAACCCGCCGCCCAACGCCCCGCCGCCGTGGGCGCCGCCGATGGCCCCGCCACCTCCGCCGATGGCCCCGCCGCCACCTCCGGACCCGCAGGCTGCCCCGCCCCCGGCGGCACCCGCCCCGGCATCGCCGGCACCCAAACCGGCCGGCCCGGCGAACGCGGCGCCGCCTAAGCAGCCGGGGGCCGCTGCGGGCGGCTGA
- a CDS encoding DUF1003 domain-containing protein yields MSRAPAPRRLYTPRTSRRYSPRLDPEAVGQITESIARFFGTGRYLLVQTILVVAWIAVNLFAVRLRWDPYPFILLNLAFSTQAAYAAPLILLAQNRQENRDRVALEQDRHRASQTKADTEFLARELAAVRLAVGEVVTREYLRHELENLRTLLANLAPESGGPDAVQGGDGEDRNVKKSG; encoded by the coding sequence TTGAGCAGGGCGCCGGCGCCGCGTCGGCTCTACACCCCGCGGACGTCGCGCAGGTACTCGCCGCGCCTGGACCCCGAGGCCGTCGGCCAGATCACCGAGTCCATCGCGCGCTTCTTCGGCACCGGCCGCTACCTGCTGGTGCAGACCATCCTCGTGGTGGCGTGGATCGCGGTGAACCTGTTCGCGGTGCGGCTGCGCTGGGACCCGTACCCGTTCATCCTGCTCAACCTGGCGTTCTCCACGCAGGCCGCCTATGCGGCGCCGCTGATTCTGCTCGCCCAGAATCGTCAGGAGAATCGGGACCGCGTCGCGCTGGAACAGGATCGCCATCGCGCGTCCCAGACGAAGGCGGACACCGAGTTTCTGGCCCGCGAACTCGCCGCGGTGCGGCTGGCCGTCGGCGAGGTCGTGACCCGCGAATATCTGCGTCACGAACTCGAAAACCTGCGCACCCTGCTGGCCAATCTGGCGCCCGAATCCGGCGGCCCCGACGCGGTGCAGGGCGGCGACGGCGAGGACCGCAACGTTAAGAAATCGGGCTGA
- a CDS encoding magnesium transporter MgtE N-terminal domain-containing protein: MASVNRVYIARLSRMLVLGPLGESFGRIRDVVVSISIVRQQPRVLGLVVDLATRRSIFIPMLRVATIEPEAVTLNTGSVSLRHFEQRPGEVLAIGQVLDTQVRVNDPALPELAGLDVVVTDLGIEQTRTRDWMVSRVAVRSQRRLGRRGPVHVVDWHHVQGLTPSALAMPGQAVAQLLDQFEGWKAVDVADAIRGLPPKRRYEVLKALDDDRLADVLQELPELDQADVLSELGTERSADVLEEMDPDDAADLLGVLNPTDAEMLLTRMDPDDSAPVRRLLAHSPDTAGGLMTSDPVVLTPDTSVAEALARVRDPDLTPALSSMVFVARPPTSTPTGRYLGCVQLQRLLREPPAELVGGIVDTDLLTLTPETPLAAVTRYLAAYNLVCGPVLDDQNHLLGAVTVDDLLDHLLPHDWRVDVQALDATGRLEELGGPR; encoded by the coding sequence ATGGCATCGGTCAACAGGGTCTACATCGCCCGGCTCTCGCGGATGTTGGTGCTAGGCCCGCTCGGCGAGTCCTTCGGCCGGATCCGCGACGTCGTGGTGAGCATCAGCATCGTGCGTCAGCAACCGCGTGTCCTGGGACTGGTCGTCGATCTGGCGACGCGGCGCAGCATCTTCATCCCGATGCTCCGGGTCGCCACGATCGAGCCGGAGGCCGTCACGCTCAACACCGGCAGCGTCTCCCTGCGCCACTTCGAGCAGCGCCCGGGTGAGGTGCTGGCTATCGGTCAGGTGCTCGACACCCAGGTCAGGGTCAACGACCCCGCGCTGCCCGAGCTGGCCGGCCTCGACGTCGTCGTCACCGACCTCGGTATCGAACAGACCCGCACCCGTGACTGGATGGTGAGCCGCGTCGCCGTGCGCAGCCAACGGCGGCTGGGCCGGCGCGGCCCCGTGCACGTCGTGGATTGGCATCACGTGCAGGGCCTGACCCCGTCGGCGCTGGCCATGCCGGGCCAGGCGGTCGCGCAGCTGCTGGACCAGTTCGAGGGCTGGAAGGCGGTCGACGTGGCCGACGCCATCCGCGGCCTGCCGCCCAAGCGGCGCTACGAGGTGCTCAAAGCGCTCGACGACGACCGGCTCGCCGACGTCTTGCAGGAGCTGCCCGAGCTGGACCAGGCCGACGTGCTGTCCGAGCTGGGCACCGAACGCTCGGCCGACGTGCTCGAGGAGATGGATCCAGACGATGCCGCCGACCTGCTCGGCGTGCTCAACCCGACGGACGCGGAGATGCTGCTGACCCGGATGGATCCCGACGATTCGGCCCCGGTGCGGCGGCTGCTGGCACATTCCCCCGACACCGCCGGTGGCCTGATGACCTCTGATCCGGTGGTGCTGACGCCCGACACGTCGGTCGCCGAGGCGCTGGCCCGGGTCCGCGACCCCGACCTCACCCCCGCCCTGTCGTCCATGGTGTTCGTGGCGCGCCCGCCCACGTCCACACCTACCGGCCGGTACCTGGGCTGTGTGCAGCTGCAGCGACTGCTCCGCGAACCGCCGGCCGAACTGGTCGGCGGGATCGTGGACACCGACCTGCTCACGCTGACGCCGGAGACGCCGCTGGCTGCGGTGACCCGCTACCTGGCCGCCTACAACCTGGTGTGCGGACCGGTGCTCGACGACCAGAACCATTTGTTGGGGGCGGTGACGGTGGACGATCTCCTCGATCACCTGTTGCCGCACGACTGGCGGGTGGATGTGCAGGCGCTCGACGCCACGGGCCGGCTCGAAGAACTGGGAGGGCCACGTTGA
- the sigE gene encoding RNA polymerase sigma factor SigE: protein MDRGAGRQGNTDWRPRVAVGDDLSLFGRTDSEDLIITTLLGPTSMSHAQDCPTDEWVEPADGLQGTAVFDATGDKSTMPSWDELVRQHADRVYRLAYRLSGNQQDAEDLTQETFIRVFRSVQNYQPGTFEGWLHRITTNLFLDMVRRRARIRMEALPEDYERVPADEPNPEEIYHDSRLGPDLQAALDSLPPEFRAAVVLCDIEGLSYEEIGATLGVKLGTVRSRIHRGRQALRDYLAAHPELGPGRDLLHAQSA, encoded by the coding sequence ATGGATCGCGGAGCGGGTAGGCAGGGGAATACGGACTGGCGGCCACGTGTTGCCGTCGGCGACGACTTGTCGCTTTTTGGCAGGACGGATTCGGAGGATCTGATCATCACCACTCTTTTGGGCCCGACCAGCATGTCGCACGCCCAGGACTGCCCCACCGACGAGTGGGTGGAGCCGGCCGACGGGCTGCAGGGCACGGCGGTATTCGACGCGACTGGGGACAAGTCCACGATGCCCTCGTGGGACGAGCTGGTGCGTCAGCACGCCGACCGGGTGTACCGGCTGGCCTACCGCCTCTCCGGTAATCAACAGGACGCCGAGGACCTGACCCAGGAAACGTTCATCCGGGTTTTCCGGTCGGTGCAGAACTACCAGCCGGGAACGTTCGAAGGCTGGCTGCACCGCATCACCACCAACCTGTTCCTGGACATGGTGCGCCGTCGCGCCCGCATCCGGATGGAGGCGCTGCCGGAGGACTACGAGCGGGTGCCCGCCGACGAGCCCAATCCCGAAGAGATCTACCACGATTCGCGGCTCGGGCCCGATCTGCAGGCGGCGTTGGATTCGCTGCCGCCGGAGTTCCGCGCCGCGGTCGTGCTGTGTGACATCGAGGGTCTGTCGTACGAGGAGATCGGCGCGACGCTGGGCGTGAAGCTGGGAACGGTGCGCAGCCGTATTCACCGTGGACGTCAGGCGCTGCGCGACTACCTGGCCGCGCATCCCGAATTGGGGCCCGGCCGGGACCTGCTGCACGCCCAGTCGGCGTAG
- the tatB gene encoding Sec-independent protein translocase protein TatB, translated as MFGSLSWEHILVLVVVGLVVLGPERLPGAIRWTSTALRQARDYLSGVTTQLREDLGPEFDDLRVPLSELQKLRGMTPRAALTKHLLDGDDSFLTGNFDRPANGTAGTASEPSTPQLGVPPAGGAQHIPGQTPFDADAT; from the coding sequence ATGTTCGGAAGCCTGAGCTGGGAGCACATCCTGGTCCTCGTCGTGGTCGGGTTGGTGGTGCTCGGCCCCGAGCGGCTTCCCGGTGCCATCCGCTGGACGTCGACCGCGCTGCGGCAGGCGCGCGACTACCTCAGCGGGGTGACCACGCAGCTGCGTGAAGACCTCGGGCCCGAGTTCGACGATCTGCGGGTTCCGCTCAGCGAACTGCAGAAGCTGCGGGGGATGACTCCGCGCGCCGCCCTGACCAAGCACTTACTGGACGGCGACGATTCCTTCCTCACCGGGAACTTCGACAGGCCGGCCAACGGCACTGCGGGCACGGCGTCGGAGCCCTCGACGCCGCAACTGGGCGTGCCGCCCGCGGGCGGCGCACAGCACATTCCCGGGCAGACGCCCTTCGACGCCGACGCGACCTAG
- a CDS encoding O-methyltransferase yields the protein MDGTDAETPGPPAPSRAESLFAHAEASISEDALLAAARERAMDIGAGAVTPAVGALLSLLTKLSGGKAVAEVGTGAGVSGLWLLSGMSDDGVLTTIDIEPEYLRLAKQAFSEAGIGPSRTRLISGRAQEVLTRLADASYDLVFVDADPVDQPNYVVEGVRLLRPGGVIVVHRAALGGRAGDPAARDAEVVAVREAARLIAEDERLTPALVPLGDGILAAVRD from the coding sequence ATGGACGGCACCGACGCAGAAACCCCCGGCCCGCCGGCGCCAAGTCGAGCCGAATCCCTCTTCGCGCACGCCGAGGCGTCGATCTCAGAGGACGCGCTGCTGGCGGCCGCTCGCGAGCGTGCGATGGACATCGGCGCAGGGGCGGTGACACCTGCGGTGGGTGCGCTGCTGAGCCTGCTGACGAAGCTCAGCGGCGGCAAGGCCGTCGCCGAGGTGGGTACCGGCGCCGGGGTCAGCGGGCTATGGCTGTTGTCCGGCATGAGCGACGACGGCGTCTTGACGACGATCGACATCGAGCCGGAGTATCTGCGGCTCGCCAAGCAGGCGTTCTCCGAAGCCGGGATCGGGCCGTCGCGCACCCGGCTGATCAGCGGCCGGGCCCAAGAGGTCCTCACCCGGCTCGCCGACGCGTCCTACGACCTCGTGTTCGTCGACGCCGACCCCGTTGACCAGCCCAACTACGTCGTGGAGGGCGTGCGGCTGCTGCGGCCCGGCGGCGTCATCGTGGTGCACCGGGCCGCCCTCGGCGGCCGCGCCGGTGACCCCGCCGCCCGCGACGCGGAGGTGGTCGCGGTGCGGGAGGCGGCGCGACTCATCGCCGAGGACGAGCGGCTCACCCCGGCGCTGGTGCCGCTCGGCGACGGCATTTTGGCCGCCGTCCGCGACTAG
- a CDS encoding Mrp/NBP35 family ATP-binding protein produces the protein MSPHDTADLSAAIRTALGKVIDPELRRPITELGMVKSIDTEPGGGVHVAIYLTTAACPKKTEITERVAQAVSDVPGTGTVTVTLDVMSDEQRTELRKQLRGDAREPVIPFAQPNSLTRVYAVASGKGGVGKSTVTVNLAAAMAARGLSVGVLDADIHGHSIPRMMGTTDRPTQVESMILPPIAHEVKVISIAQFTEGNTPVVWRGPMLHRALQQFLADVYWGDLDVLLLDLPPGTGDIAISVAQLIPSAEILVVTTPQLAAAEVAERAGSIAMQTRQRIAGVVENMSGLTLPDGSTMQVFGEGGGRQVAERLSRAVGADVPLLGQIPLDPALVAAGDSGTPIVLSAPDSPAGKELRSVADTLSSRRRGLAGVSLGLDPTRR, from the coding sequence ATGTCCCCTCATGACACTGCCGACTTGAGCGCAGCAATCCGCACCGCACTGGGGAAGGTGATCGACCCCGAACTACGGCGCCCCATCACCGAACTCGGGATGGTCAAGAGCATTGACACCGAGCCCGGCGGCGGCGTACACGTGGCGATCTACCTGACCACCGCCGCATGCCCGAAGAAGACCGAGATCACCGAGCGGGTCGCCCAGGCCGTCTCCGACGTGCCGGGCACGGGGACCGTGACGGTCACCCTGGACGTGATGAGCGATGAGCAGCGCACCGAACTGCGCAAGCAGTTGCGCGGCGATGCCCGCGAACCGGTCATCCCCTTCGCCCAGCCGAACTCGCTGACGCGGGTCTACGCCGTCGCGTCCGGCAAGGGCGGGGTGGGAAAGTCCACCGTCACCGTCAACCTCGCCGCCGCGATGGCGGCCCGCGGCCTGTCGGTCGGCGTGCTCGACGCCGATATCCACGGCCACTCCATCCCCCGGATGATGGGCACCACCGACCGGCCCACGCAGGTCGAGTCGATGATCCTGCCGCCCATCGCGCACGAGGTGAAGGTCATCTCCATCGCCCAGTTCACCGAGGGCAACACGCCGGTCGTGTGGCGCGGGCCGATGCTGCACCGGGCATTGCAGCAATTCTTGGCCGACGTCTACTGGGGCGATCTGGACGTGCTGTTGCTGGATCTACCGCCGGGCACCGGCGACATCGCGATCTCGGTGGCTCAGCTGATCCCCAGCGCCGAGATCTTGGTGGTGACCACGCCGCAGCTGGCGGCGGCCGAGGTCGCCGAGCGGGCGGGCAGCATCGCGATGCAAACCCGCCAGCGCATCGCCGGGGTGGTGGAGAACATGTCGGGCCTGACCCTCCCCGACGGCTCGACGATGCAGGTGTTCGGCGAGGGCGGCGGCCGGCAGGTGGCCGAACGCCTGTCCCGCGCGGTCGGCGCGGACGTGCCGCTGCTGGGCCAGATTCCGTTGGACCCCGCGCTGGTGGCCGCCGGCGATTCCGGCACGCCGATCGTGCTCAGCGCCCCCGACTCCCCCGCGGGCAAGGAACTGCGCAGCGTGGCCGACACCCTGTCATCGCGGCGGCGCGGACTGGCGGGCGTCTCGCTCGGGCTCGATCCGACGCGGCGCTAG
- a CDS encoding DUF4190 domain-containing protein encodes MTAPGDGFGEHAHDDQAKPSPAGSGAPEQPETPWEPPASAPAPDYPPPAYPPPGYPAEYHPGYATPYPPPGYGPPPGYDQPAAYGPPPYQQGQPQFGGPAGGYGPPPPYPGGYYPAPDYGGYGLPSGVKPGTNKLAIASLICSFTGVFCCCLGSIVAIVLGAVAINQIKRTQQDGYGLAVAGIVIGIATLVVTTIIVLFAMHSH; translated from the coding sequence ATGACAGCGCCCGGCGATGGCTTCGGCGAACACGCCCACGATGACCAGGCCAAACCGTCCCCGGCCGGCAGCGGTGCGCCCGAGCAGCCAGAGACGCCGTGGGAACCGCCGGCATCGGCGCCGGCACCCGACTACCCGCCGCCGGCGTATCCGCCGCCGGGCTATCCCGCCGAATACCACCCCGGTTATGCCACCCCGTACCCTCCGCCCGGGTACGGGCCGCCACCCGGGTACGACCAGCCCGCCGCCTACGGCCCCCCGCCGTACCAACAGGGGCAGCCGCAATTCGGTGGGCCGGCCGGCGGCTACGGGCCGCCGCCGCCCTACCCGGGCGGCTACTACCCCGCGCCGGACTACGGGGGCTACGGGCTGCCGAGCGGAGTGAAACCGGGGACGAACAAGCTCGCGATCGCGTCGCTCATCTGTTCGTTTACCGGGGTGTTCTGCTGCTGCCTCGGCTCGATTGTGGCGATCGTGCTCGGCGCGGTCGCTATTAACCAGATCAAGCGCACCCAGCAAGACGGCTACGGTCTCGCGGTCGCCGGCATCGTCATCGGCATCGCCACCCTGGTGGTCACCACGATCATCGTCCTGTTCGCGATGCACTCGCATTAG